A stretch of Halomonas elongata DSM 2581 DNA encodes these proteins:
- the fhuB gene encoding Fe(3+)-hydroxamate ABC transporter permease FhuB, translating to MLARPAFRLTPGVACILLCLALVALASTSLNDGAGLTAGLQALFGSANPTMDTLVLHFSWWPRLVMSLLAGGGLALAGVLMQQVLRNPLAAPTTLGVASGANLALMTATLLAPGLLGLGREWVALVGGGLAMALVFALAWRRGLAPVVVVLGGLVVNLYLGALGIVLLLFHQEELKGLLIWGAGSLAQNDWSGAAFLAPRLAIGALAAWLLLRPLAVLELDDASARSLGVSLRALRLAGLGLAVFLTGCVVSVVGVIGFIGLAAPNIVRLAGARRLGQRLLWSTLLGALLLATTDQLLQRFTGQVSGLIPTGAVTAALGAPLLIWLIPRLKLRGDQPPGTASAPAGRHPAPNRLAGGLVLGLLGVTLVALLVGQTANGWSWLSPGNWEVLQWRLPRVLASAGCGVMLALAGTLIQRVTANPMASPEVLGISGGSAIALILAIFLLPAPDNLTLVGVGTLGALASLGVLLLINGRSGLLPERLLLTGVAITAAFDAVRAIVLAGGDPRGQQVIAWLSGSTYYVDLTSALIVVALALVLGLMTGPLARWLDILPLGAATSRALGIGLKRSRLVLLLLVALLTAAATLVVGPLSFVGLLAPHLARLLGFSRASMHLLGAALAGALLMVLADWVGRQLLFPQEIPAGIVASLLGGAYFMWGLRRL from the coding sequence ATGCTCGCTAGGCCAGCCTTCCGCCTGACCCCGGGCGTCGCCTGCATCCTGCTCTGCCTGGCCCTCGTGGCGCTGGCCTCGACGAGCCTGAACGATGGCGCGGGGCTCACCGCCGGTCTGCAGGCCCTGTTCGGCAGCGCCAATCCCACGATGGACACCCTGGTGCTGCATTTCAGCTGGTGGCCGCGGCTGGTCATGTCGCTGCTGGCCGGCGGCGGCCTGGCGCTGGCCGGCGTGCTGATGCAGCAGGTATTGCGCAATCCGCTGGCGGCGCCCACCACCCTGGGCGTGGCCAGCGGCGCCAACCTGGCACTGATGACCGCTACCCTGTTGGCCCCCGGACTGCTGGGGCTGGGGCGCGAATGGGTCGCGCTGGTCGGCGGCGGGCTGGCCATGGCGCTGGTGTTCGCCCTGGCCTGGCGACGCGGGCTGGCCCCGGTGGTCGTGGTGCTCGGCGGTCTGGTGGTCAACCTCTACCTGGGGGCGCTGGGCATCGTGCTGCTGCTCTTCCATCAGGAGGAACTCAAGGGGTTGCTGATCTGGGGCGCCGGCTCGCTGGCCCAGAACGACTGGAGCGGCGCGGCCTTCCTGGCGCCCCGTCTGGCCATCGGCGCCCTGGCGGCCTGGTTGCTGCTGCGCCCCCTGGCGGTGCTCGAACTCGACGACGCCAGCGCCCGCAGCCTGGGCGTCTCGCTGCGTGCCCTGCGACTGGCCGGCCTCGGCCTGGCGGTCTTCCTCACCGGCTGCGTGGTCAGCGTGGTCGGCGTGATCGGCTTCATCGGCCTGGCCGCCCCCAATATCGTCCGCCTGGCCGGCGCTCGTCGTCTCGGCCAGCGCCTGCTCTGGTCGACGCTACTGGGTGCCCTGCTGCTGGCCACCACCGACCAGTTGCTCCAGCGTTTCACCGGCCAGGTATCGGGCCTGATCCCCACCGGCGCCGTCACCGCCGCCCTGGGCGCGCCCCTGTTGATCTGGCTGATTCCACGCCTGAAACTGCGTGGCGACCAGCCTCCCGGTACGGCCTCCGCGCCGGCCGGCCGCCACCCCGCGCCCAATCGCCTGGCGGGCGGGCTGGTTCTGGGATTGCTCGGCGTGACGCTGGTAGCGCTGCTCGTCGGCCAGACCGCCAACGGCTGGTCCTGGCTCTCGCCCGGCAACTGGGAGGTACTGCAGTGGCGGCTGCCCCGGGTCCTCGCCTCGGCCGGCTGCGGCGTGATGCTGGCACTGGCCGGCACCCTGATCCAGCGCGTTACCGCCAACCCCATGGCCAGCCCCGAGGTACTGGGCATCAGCGGGGGCAGCGCCATCGCCCTGATCCTGGCCATCTTCCTGCTGCCCGCGCCCGACAACCTGACGCTGGTCGGCGTGGGTACCCTGGGGGCATTGGCCAGTCTCGGCGTGCTGCTCCTGATCAACGGTCGCAGCGGCCTGTTGCCCGAGCGACTGCTGTTGACCGGGGTGGCGATCACCGCCGCCTTCGACGCCGTACGCGCCATCGTGCTGGCCGGCGGCGACCCGCGCGGCCAGCAGGTCATCGCCTGGCTGTCGGGCTCCACCTACTACGTCGACCTGACCAGCGCCCTGATCGTCGTCGCGCTGGCCCTGGTGCTCGGTCTGATGACCGGCCCGCTGGCCCGCTGGCTGGATATCCTGCCGCTGGGCGCCGCCACCTCCCGGGCACTGGGCATCGGCCTGAAGCGCTCTCGCCTGGTGCTGTTGCTGCTGGTCGCCCTGCTCACCGCCGCTGCCACCCTGGTGGTCGGTCCGCTTTCCTTCGTCGGCCTGCTCGCCCCGCACCTGGCCCGCCTGCTGGGTTTCTCCCGGGCAAGCATGCATCTGCTGGGCGCGGCCCTGGCCGGCGCCCTGTTGATGGTGCTGGCCGACTGGGTGGGACGCCAGTTACTGTTCCCGCAGGAGATTCCCGCCGGCATCGTCGCCTCCCTGCTGGGCGGGGCCTATTTCATGTGGGGGCTGCGCCGGCTCTAG